The Sinomonas sp. P10A9 genome includes a window with the following:
- the prpB gene encoding methylisocitrate lyase, which translates to MLYSHSTPEQKRVRLREALASGRIQQFPGAFSPLSAKLIDEKGFSGVYISGAVLANDLGLPDIGLTTLTEVATRAGQIARMTDLPSIVDADTGLGESMNVARTVQELENAGLAGCHIEDQVNPKRCGHLDGKAVVDLDTALQRIRAAAEARRDPNFLITARTDIRAAEGIEAAVERAQALVDAGADSIFPEAMASLDEFRAIRDAVDVPILANMTEFGKSRLFTVAELAAVGVNLIIYPVTLLRSAMGAAERTLDALRAEGTQESQVSEMLTRARLYELVDYQAYNSFDADVFNFAIPEVFRDTGVGH; encoded by the coding sequence GTGCTCTATTCACACTCCACCCCGGAGCAGAAGCGCGTCAGGCTGCGCGAGGCACTCGCCTCGGGCAGGATCCAGCAGTTCCCCGGCGCGTTCAGCCCGCTCTCCGCGAAGCTCATCGACGAGAAGGGGTTCTCTGGGGTGTACATCTCCGGGGCGGTCCTTGCGAACGATCTGGGCCTTCCGGACATCGGGCTCACGACCCTGACCGAGGTCGCGACCCGTGCCGGGCAGATCGCCCGGATGACGGACCTCCCCTCGATCGTCGACGCCGACACGGGCCTCGGGGAGTCCATGAACGTCGCCCGGACGGTGCAGGAGCTCGAGAACGCGGGCCTGGCCGGCTGCCACATCGAGGACCAGGTCAACCCCAAGCGGTGCGGCCACCTCGACGGCAAGGCCGTCGTCGACCTCGACACGGCCCTGCAGCGGATCCGGGCCGCGGCCGAGGCCCGGCGGGACCCGAACTTCCTCATCACGGCCCGCACGGACATCCGGGCTGCCGAGGGGATCGAGGCCGCCGTGGAGCGCGCGCAAGCCCTCGTGGACGCCGGGGCGGACTCGATCTTCCCCGAGGCCATGGCGTCCCTGGACGAGTTCAGGGCCATCCGGGACGCCGTCGACGTGCCGATCTTGGCCAACATGACCGAGTTCGGCAAGAGCCGCCTCTTCACGGTCGCCGAGCTCGCCGCCGTCGGCGTCAACCTGATCATTTACCCGGTGACCCTCCTCAGGAGCGCCATGGGCGCCGCCGAGCGCACGCTGGACGCGCTCAGGGCCGAAGGCACCCAGGAGTCACAGGTGTCCGAGATGCTCACTCGGGCGCGGCTGTACGAGCTGGTCGACTACCAGGCGTACAACTCGTTCGACGCGGATGTCTTCAACTTCGCCATCCCAGAGGTCTTCCGGGATACCGGTGTAGGGCACTAA
- a CDS encoding acyl-CoA dehydrogenase family protein encodes MAPVFTEEQTELRQTVRRFCEDKFSEAQVRFLADSDEGFDRAVWRQMAEQLGLQSLAIPEEFGGAGFTQAEVGIVMEELGRALAPTPFLPTVVLAANLLLGTGDSALKAELLEGIAAGEVCAAVAYLEASTAWDEEGIHATAVPSGAAWSVTGVKVNVIEAQAADVILVAARTEAGISVFSVDPGAEGVLVDVVETLDLTRRQAIVTLDAAPAELVGADGAGWDALTHMLRMASVALASENAGGSLKLLEISADYARTREQFGRVIGSYQAVKQKLADLLLDVELSRAAAHRVARSAADEDPVLPQEAAMAHALTSETFVKAGYDAIQIHGGIGFTWEHPAHLYFRRAKSNELLFGAPDHHRELAAQHLGL; translated from the coding sequence ATGGCACCGGTCTTCACTGAGGAACAGACAGAGCTGCGCCAGACGGTTCGGCGGTTCTGCGAGGACAAGTTCTCCGAGGCGCAGGTGCGATTCCTTGCCGACTCCGACGAGGGTTTCGACCGCGCTGTCTGGCGGCAGATGGCGGAGCAGCTGGGCCTGCAGTCGTTGGCGATCCCCGAGGAATTCGGGGGGGCCGGATTCACTCAGGCTGAGGTGGGGATCGTCATGGAGGAACTCGGCCGTGCGCTGGCGCCCACGCCGTTCTTGCCGACGGTAGTCCTCGCCGCAAACCTGCTGCTCGGGACAGGGGATTCGGCCCTCAAGGCTGAGCTCCTCGAGGGCATCGCTGCAGGCGAGGTGTGCGCTGCGGTGGCCTACCTCGAAGCGTCGACCGCCTGGGATGAGGAGGGAATCCACGCGACGGCGGTGCCCTCCGGCGCTGCCTGGAGTGTCACCGGGGTCAAGGTGAATGTCATCGAAGCCCAGGCGGCCGACGTCATCCTCGTCGCGGCGCGGACAGAGGCCGGCATCTCGGTGTTCTCGGTGGATCCCGGGGCTGAGGGCGTTCTGGTCGACGTGGTCGAGACGCTGGACCTGACCCGCCGTCAGGCGATCGTGACCCTCGACGCCGCCCCGGCGGAGCTCGTCGGGGCCGACGGCGCCGGCTGGGATGCCCTCACGCACATGCTGCGCATGGCCTCCGTCGCCCTCGCGTCCGAGAATGCGGGCGGTTCTCTCAAGCTCCTCGAGATCTCGGCGGACTACGCCCGCACCCGCGAGCAGTTCGGCCGTGTGATCGGCAGCTACCAGGCCGTCAAGCAGAAGCTCGCCGATCTCCTGCTCGACGTCGAGCTGTCCCGCGCGGCCGCCCATCGCGTGGCGCGGTCGGCAGCAGACGAGGATCCCGTGCTCCCGCAGGAGGCCGCGATGGCGCACGCGCTGACGTCCGAGACGTTCGTCAAGGCCGGGTACGATGCCATCCAGATCCACGGGGGAATCGGATTCACATGGGAGCACCCTGCGCACCTGTACTTCAGGCGGGCGAAGAGCAACGAGCTCCTGTTCGGCGCTCCGGATCATCACCGCGAGCTCGCTGCCCAGCATCTGGGCCTCTGA
- a CDS encoding MFS transporter: MARSGGALAVLRTVALTAVTVSPTFLMGSMAVQIRQDIDLGPAGIGIGAAVMFGVGGLLAPLSGALVERAGPRAGMAGAALLTSVALLGMASATDFGNLAAALAVAGAANALGQPATNIGLSRAIVPHRLGTALGAKQASIPTASLLGGLAVPMGALAVGWRWMFVSAAAIALFVGLWNWTRALAAAPAPSVPTGGSVPRAGTSRPAMVLFSCGGGLAAAAATSLGIFLVDSAVSSGISPGMAGGVFAAVAAIGLLARVAAGALIDARPLWSPYLLVAAMLVVGSVGFGFLAVGSPWGIAAGALFAYGAGWAWPGLMHYGVVRGGHAGVGRATGYLQIGLSLGAACGPLAFGLISEEWSYGASWALAGVALAGSAAVIAVGNALDSRSHPTQP, from the coding sequence GTGGCGCGCTCCGGGGGTGCGCTGGCCGTCCTCCGGACTGTGGCGCTCACGGCCGTCACTGTGTCCCCGACGTTCCTCATGGGGTCGATGGCCGTCCAGATTCGGCAGGATATCGACCTGGGGCCGGCCGGGATCGGCATCGGCGCCGCCGTGATGTTCGGCGTGGGCGGACTCCTGGCACCGTTGTCTGGAGCGCTGGTTGAGCGTGCCGGCCCTCGCGCCGGCATGGCCGGCGCCGCCCTGCTGACATCAGTCGCACTCCTGGGCATGGCGTCCGCCACCGACTTCGGGAACCTGGCCGCGGCGCTAGCAGTCGCCGGCGCCGCCAACGCCCTCGGACAGCCGGCCACGAACATCGGCCTCTCCCGGGCCATTGTCCCGCATCGGCTCGGCACTGCGCTCGGAGCCAAGCAGGCATCCATCCCCACCGCCTCACTCCTGGGAGGGCTTGCCGTGCCCATGGGAGCACTTGCCGTCGGATGGCGATGGATGTTCGTCTCGGCCGCTGCCATCGCACTCTTCGTTGGCCTCTGGAACTGGACGCGCGCGCTTGCTGCTGCGCCGGCGCCTTCCGTGCCCACTGGGGGTTCCGTCCCGCGCGCCGGGACATCGCGGCCGGCCATGGTGCTGTTCTCCTGTGGGGGCGGTCTTGCCGCGGCGGCCGCAACGTCGCTGGGCATCTTCCTTGTCGACTCGGCAGTGAGCTCGGGAATCTCCCCTGGGATGGCCGGTGGGGTCTTCGCCGCCGTGGCGGCCATCGGGCTCCTCGCGCGCGTCGCGGCGGGGGCTCTCATCGATGCCCGCCCCCTCTGGAGCCCGTACCTGCTGGTGGCCGCAATGCTCGTGGTCGGATCCGTCGGATTCGGCTTCCTTGCGGTTGGCTCCCCGTGGGGCATCGCGGCCGGCGCCCTGTTCGCGTACGGCGCGGGGTGGGCCTGGCCGGGCCTCATGCACTATGGCGTGGTCCGCGGTGGTCACGCCGGCGTCGGCCGGGCCACTGGGTATCTGCAGATCGGGCTCTCGCTGGGCGCCGCGTGCGGGCCACTCGCCTTCGGGCTCATCTCGGAGGAGTGGTCCTACGGGGCGTCGTGGGCTCTGGCTGGCGTGGCTCTAGCGGGGTCCGCAGCCGTGATCGCCGTGGGGAATGCGTTGGACTCCCGCAGTCATCCGACGCAGCCTTGA
- a CDS encoding MFS transporter — translation MSTAMTQPRTVSKSAHAQLVRAAAIGNFIEFFDFTLYGFFAVVISKQFFPAIDHTAALLSTFAIYGGAFVMRPVGAIVFGHVGDRIGRKTAMMVSVVLMTVATAAIGLLPTYAVIGVFAPLLLGICRLVQAVSAGGEQTGSYILVMEQSPVHERGRHGIKLLTYIMFGVGGGALVALGVTSLTTPAQLHDWGWRLPFLFVAPLGLVGLYMRLRLQDSEAFRAASQELARLERKPIPLFQAFRTAKKQMAVLFCWASLIALAGYILIGFMTTYMIEFQHFSISESLVVFGVGLMAAIPVVNQIGKWSDRVPRKTFALVMTLALLLWIFPAFILTQYGVFTAIIAIAVFAVILYPMNLVAGFAIIELFPVDIRASASGLPFQIGFAVFGGSAPFIATWLASSYSAIAPAYYVAGFAILILLVALRGLPTARAMETISVSVPEPPERAVVSAAEAPERP, via the coding sequence GTGTCCACTGCGATGACGCAACCACGCACAGTCAGCAAGTCCGCGCACGCCCAGCTCGTCAGGGCGGCCGCCATCGGCAACTTCATCGAGTTCTTCGACTTCACGCTCTACGGCTTCTTCGCCGTCGTCATCTCCAAGCAGTTCTTCCCGGCGATCGACCATACGGCCGCCCTGCTCTCCACCTTCGCGATCTACGGCGGCGCCTTCGTCATGCGGCCCGTCGGCGCGATCGTGTTCGGGCACGTCGGAGACCGCATCGGTCGAAAGACCGCCATGATGGTCTCAGTCGTCCTCATGACGGTGGCGACTGCTGCCATCGGCCTGCTTCCGACCTACGCCGTGATCGGAGTCTTCGCGCCTCTGCTCTTGGGCATCTGCCGGCTCGTCCAGGCGGTGTCCGCCGGAGGCGAGCAGACCGGCTCCTACATCCTCGTCATGGAGCAGTCGCCTGTCCATGAACGCGGTCGCCACGGCATCAAGCTGCTGACCTACATCATGTTCGGTGTCGGAGGCGGTGCCCTCGTGGCCTTGGGTGTCACTTCCCTGACAACTCCCGCCCAGCTGCACGACTGGGGCTGGCGCCTGCCGTTCCTCTTCGTGGCGCCCTTGGGCCTTGTCGGGCTCTACATGCGGCTCAGGCTCCAGGACTCCGAGGCCTTTCGGGCTGCAAGCCAGGAGCTGGCACGCCTCGAGCGCAAGCCCATCCCGCTCTTCCAGGCCTTCCGGACGGCCAAGAAGCAGATGGCGGTCTTGTTCTGCTGGGCCTCGCTCATCGCCCTTGCCGGCTACATCCTCATCGGGTTCATGACCACCTACATGATCGAGTTCCAGCACTTTTCCATCTCCGAGTCCCTGGTCGTCTTCGGCGTCGGACTCATGGCCGCGATTCCGGTCGTCAACCAGATAGGGAAGTGGTCTGACCGCGTGCCGCGGAAGACCTTTGCGCTGGTCATGACACTGGCCCTGCTGCTGTGGATCTTTCCCGCCTTCATCCTGACCCAGTACGGCGTCTTCACGGCCATCATCGCGATCGCCGTGTTTGCAGTCATCCTCTACCCGATGAACCTTGTCGCCGGGTTCGCCATCATCGAGCTCTTCCCGGTAGACATCCGGGCGAGCGCGAGCGGGCTGCCGTTCCAGATCGGCTTCGCGGTGTTCGGGGGGTCCGCTCCGTTCATTGCAACGTGGCTCGCCTCGAGCTACTCGGCCATCGCGCCGGCCTACTACGTCGCGGGATTCGCCATCCTGATCCTCCTCGTCGCCCTTCGAGGCCTGCCCACGGCGCGGGCTATGGAGACCATCTCAGTCTCCGTGCCCGAGCCGCCGGAGCGTGCCGTCGTCTCGGCAGCGGAAGCACCCGAGCGTCCGTGA
- a CDS encoding MmgE/PrpD family protein: MGEPTTRYTQELAHFVAKTGYEDLPDAVVTESRRLLLDTVGCALGAINTESGQIALRYVDSLGGGSAATVLGLDRMRSPTDAAYANARLANVLDADDTFPTSTHFGNATVFSAMAVAEHFGGSDRDVLAGIAIGFDLGARIGSWMGAPFQVRNGEVVGWNELGGPPATVTWAAAGAASSVAGLDPLQTNHAFGLAGANSPQPTIRKWAESPVQPMYKYADSGWCANIGVSAALLARLNSTGFLDILDGQNAFWRFYGSPTHDDALLVQGLGEEWEILNTTYKAWPCCRWIHHPLTAFSGILEEHAIAAEEIERVVVRANPLALTEIFRDQQPSDPLTAEFSHAHAMAAMAHRIPPGPLWYEEAAMNARHMADFRAKVTVTPEPRSSNIAAWMGGGQWRGIPGGVDVYARGTRFEATADYALGDPWEESTRLSSDRLIEKFVGMCRAGGDGSLGPSELEDRASACAEAILAGDSADRLSWTDEVSGLAGLLRRS; the protein is encoded by the coding sequence ATGGGTGAACCAACCACCCGGTACACACAGGAACTGGCGCACTTCGTCGCGAAAACCGGCTACGAGGACCTCCCAGATGCTGTCGTCACAGAGAGCCGCCGGCTCCTGCTCGACACCGTGGGGTGTGCCCTCGGAGCCATCAACACGGAGAGCGGCCAGATCGCGCTCCGGTACGTCGATTCGCTGGGAGGAGGATCGGCCGCGACGGTCCTGGGACTCGACCGCATGAGATCCCCAACGGATGCCGCGTACGCGAATGCGCGCCTCGCCAACGTTCTGGATGCGGACGACACCTTTCCCACCTCGACCCACTTCGGCAACGCCACGGTGTTCTCCGCCATGGCCGTCGCCGAGCACTTCGGCGGGAGCGACCGAGACGTGCTCGCGGGGATCGCCATCGGGTTCGACCTGGGAGCCCGCATCGGAAGCTGGATGGGGGCTCCCTTCCAGGTCCGTAACGGCGAGGTCGTCGGATGGAACGAGCTGGGGGGCCCTCCCGCGACCGTCACGTGGGCGGCAGCGGGCGCGGCGTCGAGCGTGGCCGGCCTGGATCCACTGCAGACCAACCACGCCTTCGGCCTGGCAGGCGCGAATTCTCCTCAACCGACCATCCGCAAATGGGCGGAATCGCCTGTCCAGCCGATGTACAAGTACGCCGATTCCGGCTGGTGCGCCAACATCGGCGTCTCAGCAGCCCTGCTCGCAAGGCTCAACAGCACGGGCTTCCTCGACATCCTGGACGGCCAAAACGCGTTCTGGCGATTCTACGGATCACCGACGCACGACGACGCGCTCCTGGTCCAAGGGCTCGGTGAGGAGTGGGAGATCCTCAACACAACGTACAAGGCGTGGCCGTGCTGCCGGTGGATCCACCATCCGCTGACAGCGTTCTCCGGCATTCTGGAGGAGCATGCGATCGCGGCGGAGGAGATCGAACGGGTCGTCGTGCGCGCGAACCCACTGGCGCTGACTGAGATCTTCCGGGACCAGCAGCCTAGCGACCCGCTCACCGCCGAGTTCAGCCATGCGCACGCCATGGCGGCCATGGCCCACAGGATTCCTCCGGGGCCCCTCTGGTACGAGGAGGCGGCCATGAATGCCAGGCATATGGCTGACTTCCGTGCGAAGGTCACCGTGACGCCGGAACCCCGCTCCTCCAACATCGCGGCATGGATGGGCGGTGGGCAATGGCGGGGGATTCCCGGAGGCGTAGACGTCTACGCGCGGGGCACGCGGTTCGAGGCGACCGCCGACTATGCCCTCGGGGATCCGTGGGAGGAGTCCACGCGTCTGTCGAGCGACAGACTGATCGAGAAGTTCGTCGGCATGTGCCGCGCTGGTGGGGATGGGAGCCTGGGCCCTTCGGAGCTCGAGGACCGGGCATCGGCGTGTGCCGAGGCGATCCTTGCGGGTGACTCCGCAGACCGGCTGTCGTGGACGGACGAAGTGTCCGGCCTGGCGGGCTTGCTCCGACGCTCCTGA
- a CDS encoding DMT family transporter, which produces MARLSPILLTLATGIMLSLQARINAFLASDLGNQLGAGALVFFIGLTTTLVFTALAPAARRSVATMWGMLRRRELPWHLLASGPLGIIVIQAQIATVPVIGVALFAMSFIVGQMSAGTMIDHFGWSLGTRRRLNRLGAAALLLAVAGVVVSSAPRLGASGAGIWLACAFVFVAGATVGVQMAFNGSITAAVGRPEPAGVATYALGSLAYLAVLGASSVSDGGASFASYAHIQWWYPALGIIGPAVVLIGAVLVRRVGVLLFAIGVVAGQLAGSMILDLVWPTASGTPSWLTVLGAVMALVALVCLQRWGQRTEPTLSEPSAAPSAVP; this is translated from the coding sequence GTGGCACGCCTTTCCCCCATCCTCTTGACACTGGCGACGGGCATCATGCTCTCGCTCCAGGCCCGCATCAATGCCTTCCTCGCCAGCGACCTCGGCAACCAGCTCGGGGCGGGAGCACTCGTCTTCTTCATCGGGCTGACGACGACCCTCGTGTTCACCGCCCTCGCCCCGGCGGCCCGGCGCAGCGTGGCCACCATGTGGGGGATGCTGCGGCGCCGGGAGCTTCCCTGGCACCTCCTCGCCAGCGGACCCCTCGGCATCATCGTCATCCAGGCGCAGATCGCCACAGTGCCAGTCATCGGGGTCGCACTCTTCGCGATGTCCTTCATCGTCGGCCAGATGAGCGCCGGAACGATGATCGACCACTTCGGCTGGTCCCTCGGCACACGACGCCGCCTGAACCGGCTGGGAGCGGCAGCCCTCCTCCTCGCGGTCGCAGGCGTCGTGGTCTCGAGCGCCCCACGCCTCGGCGCCAGCGGGGCAGGGATCTGGCTCGCATGCGCCTTCGTCTTCGTTGCCGGAGCAACCGTGGGAGTCCAGATGGCATTCAATGGGTCCATCACCGCGGCCGTCGGACGGCCAGAGCCCGCCGGCGTCGCGACGTACGCCCTCGGGTCGCTCGCGTACCTGGCGGTCCTGGGCGCCTCTTCCGTGTCTGACGGCGGCGCCTCCTTCGCCTCCTATGCCCACATCCAGTGGTGGTACCCCGCGCTCGGCATCATCGGCCCGGCTGTTGTCCTCATCGGCGCCGTCCTCGTGCGCCGCGTCGGCGTGCTGCTCTTCGCCATCGGCGTCGTCGCGGGACAGCTCGCCGGATCGATGATCCTGGACCTCGTGTGGCCTACCGCGTCGGGGACCCCATCGTGGCTGACCGTCCTCGGGGCCGTCATGGCACTGGTGGCGCTGGTATGCCTCCAACGATGGGGGCAGCGAACGGAACCGACCCTGTCGGAACCTTCGGCCGCCCCGAGCGCGGTGCCCTGA
- a CDS encoding alcohol dehydrogenase catalytic domain-containing protein — protein sequence MRALTYQGPRQVEWADRPVPRPGAGQVLVEVTACGVCHTDVSFREDPEAVLQLGLTMGHEIAGTISASGEGVTSVHAGQAVVVHTVWSCGTCRECTAGRENACLSTPGRLVPPQGPGTRYDGGMADFVVVPATAVVAADGIEPHLAAVLPDAGIVPYHSIRGCLPLLGPGSGAAVIGIGGLGQFAVSILRAMTPARIIAIDVRPEALAAVADAVDAVVDGSSEDAAAQVLDSAGGHGPDVVLDFVGTSETLRLAASTVAPYGAIRVPGQGNGVMEFETIRTTTSIPRGTTINRPYSGTRRDLIEVVALARAGRVGIDITTYPFERALDAYDDLAAGRITGRAVVVR from the coding sequence ATGAGGGCGCTCACATACCAGGGACCGAGACAGGTCGAGTGGGCGGACCGTCCGGTTCCGCGGCCCGGAGCAGGGCAGGTCCTCGTCGAGGTCACGGCCTGCGGGGTATGCCACACCGATGTCTCGTTCCGCGAAGATCCGGAGGCGGTGCTCCAGCTCGGCCTGACGATGGGACACGAAATCGCCGGCACCATCAGCGCCTCGGGTGAAGGCGTCACCTCGGTGCACGCAGGGCAGGCCGTCGTCGTGCACACGGTGTGGTCCTGCGGGACATGCCGCGAGTGCACGGCAGGGCGCGAGAATGCGTGCCTTTCGACGCCGGGGCGACTCGTTCCGCCGCAGGGGCCCGGAACCCGTTACGACGGCGGTATGGCCGACTTCGTCGTCGTCCCGGCGACGGCGGTGGTCGCCGCAGACGGGATCGAGCCGCACCTGGCGGCGGTCCTCCCCGACGCGGGTATCGTGCCCTACCACAGCATCCGCGGCTGCCTCCCGCTCCTCGGACCGGGCTCGGGCGCCGCGGTAATCGGCATCGGCGGGCTCGGCCAGTTCGCAGTGTCGATCCTGCGCGCGATGACCCCGGCGAGGATCATCGCCATCGACGTGCGTCCCGAGGCACTCGCGGCCGTCGCGGACGCCGTGGACGCCGTCGTCGACGGCTCGTCAGAGGACGCGGCCGCGCAGGTACTCGACTCTGCCGGCGGACACGGCCCCGATGTCGTGCTCGACTTCGTGGGGACCAGCGAGACGCTGCGACTTGCAGCCTCCACCGTGGCCCCGTACGGCGCCATCCGTGTGCCCGGGCAGGGCAATGGCGTCATGGAGTTCGAGACGATCCGCACGACCACGTCGATTCCCCGCGGGACGACGATCAACCGCCCGTACTCCGGAACCCGGCGCGACCTGATCGAGGTGGTGGCGCTGGCGCGTGCCGGCCGCGTGGGGATCGACATCACGACGTACCCGTTCGAGCGGGCCCTGGACGCGTACGATGACCTGGCCGCCGGCCGGATCACCGGACGGGCCGTCGTCGTCCGCTGA
- a CDS encoding ABC transporter substrate-binding protein translates to MPPTSISPLLSSQPSRRSLLRGAGTVAAAAALFGLTACGGSSASGTGSVTKVSLGHAAGISNAPLYIALARGYFQAEGIDAELRAFKSGGDMVAPLASGQLDAGTGAPGAGVFNAVGRGLGVRLVADTGKLDDGTKYSNLLVRKALVDSGEFTKLSDLKGKRLGLYADGTSTTLWFDRALAQGGLQRSDIQANFLGGPDQAIALQNGSIDAATTAEPYATKAIESGAAVRFAVGADFYPGLQLGVIMYGTAFTQKKPEVAVSFMKAYLRGVADFSASLVDGQVRGKDAQEITDIISKYTELDSALIAKTYAAPVDSKGALNVKGLADDLETYRRAGLIEKADLKIEDIVDTSFVEKAAAALATT, encoded by the coding sequence ATGCCCCCCACCAGCATCTCCCCGCTGCTCTCCTCACAGCCCTCGCGCCGGAGCCTGCTCCGTGGCGCGGGGACCGTCGCTGCCGCAGCCGCGCTGTTCGGCCTCACCGCCTGCGGCGGATCCAGCGCGAGCGGAACCGGCAGCGTCACGAAGGTCAGCCTCGGTCACGCGGCGGGCATCTCCAACGCGCCGCTCTACATTGCCCTTGCCCGCGGATACTTCCAAGCCGAGGGGATTGACGCCGAACTCCGGGCATTCAAGTCGGGAGGCGACATGGTCGCGCCCCTGGCATCGGGTCAGCTCGACGCGGGCACCGGCGCCCCGGGCGCGGGCGTCTTCAATGCCGTCGGCCGAGGTCTCGGAGTCCGCCTCGTTGCGGACACGGGGAAGCTCGACGATGGCACGAAATACTCGAACCTCCTGGTCAGGAAGGCACTTGTTGACAGCGGGGAATTCACGAAGCTGTCCGATCTCAAGGGAAAGCGCCTGGGCCTCTACGCGGACGGGACATCCACGACGCTCTGGTTCGACAGGGCCCTGGCCCAGGGCGGCCTGCAGCGCTCCGACATCCAGGCAAACTTCCTGGGTGGCCCAGACCAGGCCATCGCCCTGCAGAACGGCTCAATCGACGCTGCGACGACGGCCGAGCCGTACGCGACGAAGGCCATCGAGTCCGGGGCAGCTGTCCGCTTCGCCGTCGGCGCGGACTTCTACCCTGGCCTCCAGCTCGGAGTGATCATGTATGGCACGGCCTTCACGCAGAAGAAGCCCGAGGTAGCGGTGTCGTTCATGAAGGCCTACCTGCGGGGGGTCGCCGATTTCAGCGCGTCTCTCGTCGACGGGCAGGTGCGGGGCAAGGACGCGCAGGAGATCACCGACATCATCTCCAAGTACACCGAGCTCGACTCGGCACTCATCGCCAAGACGTACGCCGCGCCCGTGGACTCGAAGGGCGCGCTGAACGTCAAGGGCCTCGCCGACGACCTCGAGACCTATCGCAGGGCCGGGCTCATCGAGAAGGCAGACCTGAAGATCGAGGACATCGTGGACACGTCGTTCGTCGAGAAGGCCGCGGCCGCGCTGGCCACGACATGA
- a CDS encoding ABC transporter permease, with protein MSVLAPLALLALWELLVRTGLLNPQFFPGPTTIYSEFARLSGNGQLLDTALVSLQRLGIGFVIGAVPGVLIGIVMGLSRWARTIAEPIIAALYPIPKTAIFPLLLIIFGLGEASKIAVVAIGVFFPVVVNTAAGVLGIPMIHHDVAKNFRASRFDVFRTVALPGAAPLIIAGMKLGVGMALMLIVVAEMLGGTNGLGFMIWNSWSTFRVETMYVALILISVLGVALTFLLTEVERFLTPWNRAKR; from the coding sequence ATGTCCGTCCTGGCCCCCCTCGCACTGCTCGCGCTGTGGGAGCTCCTGGTGCGCACCGGCTTGTTGAACCCGCAGTTCTTCCCTGGCCCGACAACGATCTACAGCGAGTTCGCGCGCCTGAGCGGCAACGGCCAGCTCCTCGACACGGCGCTCGTGAGCCTCCAACGGCTCGGCATCGGGTTCGTCATCGGGGCGGTTCCCGGAGTCCTCATAGGCATTGTCATGGGTCTCAGCCGCTGGGCGCGGACCATTGCCGAGCCGATCATCGCGGCGCTGTACCCGATCCCGAAGACCGCCATCTTCCCGCTCCTGCTGATCATCTTCGGCCTCGGCGAGGCCTCGAAGATCGCTGTCGTGGCGATCGGGGTCTTCTTCCCGGTCGTCGTCAACACGGCAGCCGGGGTCCTCGGAATCCCGATGATCCACCACGATGTCGCGAAGAACTTCCGGGCAAGCCGGTTCGATGTCTTCCGCACGGTTGCGCTCCCCGGCGCCGCGCCCCTCATCATCGCCGGCATGAAGCTCGGTGTCGGCATGGCCCTCATGCTCATCGTCGTGGCCGAGATGCTCGGCGGCACCAACGGCCTCGGCTTCATGATCTGGAACTCGTGGTCGACCTTCAGAGTCGAGACCATGTATGTCGCACTCATCCTCATCTCCGTCCTCGGCGTCGCCCTCACTTTCCTCCTCACCGAGGTCGAGCGATTCCTTACACCGTGGAACCGCGCCAAGCGCTGA
- a CDS encoding ABC transporter ATP-binding protein — MPRPAPTMTTEPAIEAGITVRDLVKTFSTDSGTVTAVDNVSLHVPEGSFFTIVGPSGCGKTTIIRMLAGLESPTSGQIDVRKSDSDGPVTNSMVFQGDSLFPWMTVWDNAAYGLAMRRAPRSVIRDQVGHYLDKTGLTKFAKAYPHQLSGGMRQRVSIARAFANDPDVFYMDEPFSALDEQNKTILQEELLRTWEESRKTVVFITHSVDEAVTLGDQVMIMTARPGRVKTLVDIPFERPRSVLELRRQPEYGEMIYDIWGSLKDEVMGTAA, encoded by the coding sequence ATGCCACGACCGGCACCGACGATGACGACGGAGCCCGCGATCGAAGCGGGGATCACCGTCAGAGACCTCGTCAAGACGTTTTCCACTGACAGCGGCACCGTCACGGCCGTCGACAATGTCAGCCTCCACGTACCGGAGGGATCGTTCTTCACCATCGTCGGCCCGAGCGGGTGCGGGAAGACGACCATAATCCGCATGCTGGCCGGGCTCGAGTCGCCCACTTCGGGACAGATCGATGTCCGGAAGTCGGATTCGGACGGGCCGGTGACGAACTCGATGGTCTTCCAAGGCGATTCGCTGTTCCCTTGGATGACCGTGTGGGACAACGCCGCCTACGGGCTTGCCATGCGGCGTGCCCCGAGGTCGGTCATCCGGGACCAGGTCGGACACTACCTCGACAAGACGGGCCTGACGAAGTTCGCCAAGGCCTATCCGCACCAGCTCTCGGGTGGCATGCGCCAGCGCGTCTCCATCGCCAGGGCATTCGCAAACGACCCGGACGTGTTCTACATGGACGAGCCCTTCTCGGCCCTGGACGAGCAGAACAAGACGATCCTCCAGGAGGAACTCCTGCGCACGTGGGAGGAGAGCCGAAAGACCGTCGTCTTCATCACGCACAGCGTCGACGAGGCCGTCACGCTCGGCGACCAGGTCATGATCATGACGGCACGCCCTGGCCGCGTTAAGACGCTCGTGGACATCCCGTTCGAGCGGCCCCGCAGCGTGCTTGAGCTGCGCCGGCAGCCCGAGTACGGGGAGATGATCTACGACATCTGGGGATCCCTCAAGGACGAGGTCATGGGGACGGCGGCATGA